One Halalkalicoccus subterraneus genomic window, CGCCCATGTGGCGTTTGATCGAGGCGATCGTCCGGTCGGGGTTCTGGATCGCCTGGTTTTTGGCGGGTTTGCCGACCAGGCGCTCGCCGTCGTCGGTGAAGGCGACGACCGACGGCGTGGTTCGGTCACCCTCGCCGTTGACGATGATCTCGGGGTCGCCACCCTCCATGACCGCAAAGGCGCTATTGGTGGTACCGAGATCGATACCGAGAATCTTGTTACTCGCCATTGTTGGCCTATCATTGCGCGCTCGATCTTTTAAGCCTTGCTACCTCGAACCAGTGCGTGAAACCGTGTCAACGGGCCGCTCCCGGACGAATTCGGTCGATTCTCGCCGGGCGTACCGGGGAAAAACCGGAACCGCAATACTACTCTTCGGATCCGCCGCTGACGGTCACTTGCGCCGGGCGCAACACCTTCTCGGCCATCTCGTAGCCCGGCGTGTAGACCTCCTCGATTGCGCCCTCGGGCTGGTCCGACTCGACGCGCATCATCACCTCGTGGCGCTGGGGGTCGACCTCGGTTCCCGGCTCGGGCGAAACCGTGCTGACGTCCTCGTTTTCGAGCACGCGGTCGAACTCCGAGAGCGTCATCTCGACGCCTTCACGGAGGCTGTCCGCGTCCTCCGATTCCTCCTCGACGGCCCGGTTGAGGTTGTCCCGAACGTCGAGCAGGCGGGTCACGAGGTCCTCCGTCGCACGCTTTTCGACCTGCTCCTGTCGTTTTTTCGCGCGCTTCTTGTAGTTCTGGAAGTCCGCCTGCGTGCGTTTCAGTCGCGATTCGAGGTCCTCGATGCGTTCCTCGCGCTCGTCGAGTTCGGCTTCGAGCGTTTCGACCTGGTTCCCGTCCTCGGTTTCTTCGGTTTCCTCGGCTTCGTCGACCGATTCGGTCGCCCCCGATTCCTCGACGGTCCCCTCGTCGGAAGCCTGCCGCTCCTCGTTGCTCATACGTCGACGGTGCGCCCGCGCGGGTTTAAGGGTTACAGAACCGGCTCGTAGTCGGTGATCCGAAACCGACGTCTCGTCTCAGGGAGCGGTAGACTGGGCGTCGGCACGTCCCATCCGCCGGGCGTCCATCGCGACCGCCGCCAGCGCGATGCCGGTCGTGAGCAGGTTGATCCCGACGAGGAGGCCGATCGCCCACGCGGCCGTCGACGGCCAGCCCACGAGGATCAACCCCGCAAGCACGCCGAGCATCGAGAGGATCCCCCGACGATCAACAGCGACCGCCACGCCTTCCCGCCCCGTTCGGTCACTCGTGTCGCCATCGTTTTCACCGGATCAGATAGGACCGTCAACACGGTGATCGTGTCTGCGTATCCACAGAAAACCGACCGTGCGTTGCTGTCGACGACCCGACAGGTGGTGTCGGATCTGGGCAGCGCGGCGGTTATATCCCGCGGGCGACAACCGTCGACCGTGGCGATACGCCTCACCTACGAGGGCGGGACGATCCGCGTGAGCGGCCCGGAACGCGACCTCGCGGCCCTCGAAACGGACTCGCTTCTCGAATACGATCCCCGAAGCGAGACCGACAGAGCTCCCGCGTTCCGGTACGCCGAGCTCCGAGACCGGCTCGACGGGGAGGGGATCGAGTACGAGGACCACCTCTTCGAGACACCGTCCGTGGGGCTCGTCTCCGAGTACGAACTGCGCTCCTACCAACGGGCAGCCCTCGACGCGTGGCGCGACAACGGGGATCGCGGGGTACTCGAACTCCCGACGGGCAGCGGCAAGACGGTGATCGCGATCAAGGCCATCGAGGCCCTCGGGATCCCGACGCTCGTCGTCGTCCCCACGATCGACCTGCTGAACCAGTGGCGCGAGGAGCTCCGCACGGAGTTCGATATACCAGTAGGACAGTTCGGCGGCGGCGTCCAGTCCCGGGAGGCGATCACGGTCTCGACCTACGACTCGGCCTACCTCAAGGCCGATTCAATCGGCGACGTCTTTCCCCTGGTGGTCTTCGACGAGGTCCACCACCTCGGCGGGGAGGGCTACCGCGAGATCGCCCGTCTGTTGGCCGCACCTGCCCGACTGGGATTGACGGCGACGTTCGACCGGTCCGACGGCGCCCACGAGACGATCGAAGAGCTGGTCGGGCCGGTCGTCTACCGGACGAGCGCCGAGGAACTCGCGGGCGAGCACCTTGCACCCTACGACGTCAAACGGATCGAAGTGTCGCTCACCGACGCCGAGCGCGAGGAGTACGAGGAGGTACAGGAGACGTTCGTCTCCTACCTCCGGGAGTCGGGCATCGACATGCGGCGAGGAAGCGACTACCAGGAACTCGTCAAGCGTTCGGGGTCGGATCCGCGTGCGAGGGAGGCGCTGCTCGCGAAACAGCGCGCCCGCGAGATCGTCTCGAACGCCGAGCGCAAGGTCGAGGAGCTGGGCGCGATCCTCGACCGACACCGCGGCGAGCGGATCATCGTCTTCACCGCCCACAACGACCTGGTCTACCGTCTCTCCGAACGGTTTTTACTCCCGGCGATCACCCATCGCACGGGCACGGAGGAGCGCCGCGAGATCCTCGACCGCTTTCGAGACGGCACCTACTCCCGGATCGTCGCCTCGAACGTTCTGGACGAGGGGGTGGACGTCCCGGACGCCAGCGTCGCGGTCGTCCTTTCGGGCAGCGGCTCCCAACGGGAGTTCACCCAGCGACTGGGGCGGATCCTGCGGCCGGGCGAAGGTAAGCGGGCACTGCTGTACGAACTCGTCAGCGAGGACACGGCCGAGGAGAACGTCGCCGCGCGCCGGAGGTAGTCGGTTTTTACCCCACCCAGCTCGTAGGAAGGCCAGTGCTGACGAAAGACCTGCTCCGCGTTTCGCGTGCCGGCGGGCGCTACTCGCTCCGGTTCGCCGGCCGCGAGGGCCGCCCGCTTGCGGCGAAGGTGCTAGGTGCGTTCGAGGACCACGTCGGGGAGCCGCGCGAAGCGCTCGACAGCGCACTTGCCGACCTCGAAGGCGAGTACGACTTCAAGCTCGTCCGCGGGCTCGCGAAGCTCGTCGAGCGCGAGGTGACCTTCGAGACGCGGGCGGCCGTTCCCCCCGAACGTGCGCGCCGGGCCGCCTTCGAGGCCGGCGAGGCCCTGCTGGTCGCGGACGAGCAGGGGCGGACGGACGCGCTCGTGCGGGCCGGCGATGCCCTCGGTATCTCGTCCGTCGAACTCGATCGCGCGCTGTACGCCGACCGGGAGGACCGGCAAGTGCTCGCCGAACTCGGGAGTCGATACGATCCCGAGAGCCTGCTCGCCCAGTACGACCTCTCGCTGGCTCAGACCGCGCTGTTCGACGCCCGCGAGATCCGTATCAGGAGCGACGACCCCCGCAGACTCGTCTCGGCGACCAAGCGACTGGGTCTGCTCTACGAACTCGAAAAAACCGACTCGGGTCGAGAACTCGTCGTGACGGGTCCCGACGCGCTGTTCCGTGCGACCCGTCGGTACGGGACCCGGTTCGCCCGATTGCTCCGAACCGTCGTCGACGCCGGCGACTGGGAGCTTCGCGCGACGATCGACGACCACGGCACCGAACGAACCCTCGAACTCTCCGCTGCTGACTCCTCGCTGCGCGCGCCCGACGCCGAACCGGTCGTGGAGGTGAGCTACGACAGCGAGGTCGAACGCGAGTTCGCGACCCGATTCGGGGCGCTCGATCTCGACTGGGAGCTCCGACGGGAACCCGAGCCATTGGAAGTCGGCGCGAGCGTGATGATCCCCGACTTCGCGTTCGACTACCGCCACGGCGACTTCCGCGTCTACTTCGAGATCATGGGATTTTGGACCCCCGAGTACGTCGCAAAGAAGCTCGACCAGCTGGAGCGCGTCGAGGACGTCGAACTGCTCGTGGCGGTCGACGAGTCGCTGGGTGTGAGCGAGGCGATCGAGGCGCGCGATCACCGTGTCGTTCCCTACTCAGAGCGGGTGCGGATCAAGGACGTCCGCGACGCGCTGCGCCGCCACGAGGAGCGCCTCACAGCCGCGAGCGCCGCGACCCTTCCCGATGCGCTCTCACCGAAGGAGGACGTCGTTTCGCTTTCGGCGCTCGCGGGGCACCACGGGGTGAGCGAGCGCGCGCTCGACGGGGTCGACTTTCCCGACCACGAACTGGTCGGGCGAACCCTCGTACGGCCGGCGGTCCTCGAAGCGATCGACGGGCGGCTCATGGAGGGCCAGTCCCTCGCCGAGGCCGAGCGCGCGCTCGACGGGCACGGGATCGACGAGACCAGCGCGGTCCTCTCGCGACTCGGCTACCGCGTCGAGTGGGACGGGCTCTCGGGCGGAACGCTTCGGCCGATCGACTGACACTCTACGTTCACGACCGGAAGACTTTTTATTTAGTGGTCTGTAGGATTTATTACTTCCCGGTCCTGCTGATTCCCCTCCCCACCCCAGTGGATTCGGGAAGTGTTTTTCCTTTCCTCGACTCACAGCGAGAGCCCGCGCGTTCGGACGACAGCGAGGCTCGCCACGGCGACTGCCAGTAGGAGGCCGAGCGCGCCGTAGGCGACGCCCCAGCCGGCGACGTCAGCGAGCGTACCGGTGACGACGCTTCCGAGCGCGCCGAGCAGCATGTAGACCGTTCGCACGAGACCGAACCCCCTGTTCTCCTCGCCCTCCGAGAGCCGGACGATGTAGCGGTCCTGGAGCGGCGCGCTCCAACTCATCGCGACGCCGGCGAGGACGACCCCGAGGACGACGACCGGGAGCGAGGGACCGAGTACCAGCACTGGATAGGCGAGGATTCCGACCGCGAGCGTCGCCGCCAGCGTCGGATCGCGTCCGAAGCGATCCGAGAACGACCCGATCGCCGGGGCGAAGATCCCGTGAGCGACGAAGTACAGCGAGAAGAGGACCCCGGACAGCGCCGTCGAGTAGCCGTGACGGGCGATCAGAAAGGTCGGCAGGAACGAGGCGGTCGCCTGCCACGTGAACGCCGCGATCACCGCGAGAACGGTGGTGTAGGCGATCGCGGGTCGCGAGAGGAGTTCCAGAAGGGTCCGTGGCTCGAACTGCTTGCGAAGCGGGCGCTCGGGGTGCTGGGGCTCGGTCCCTCGCACCCGCCAAGCGAACAGCGCGCCGACCGGGACTGCCACGACTGTTCCGAGGAGGAGCGCGACCCGCCAGCCGTAGCGCGCGCCGATGGCGGCCGCCAGTACGGGTGCCGAAAGTCCCGCGATCGGGCTGCCGGTGACGTGCAGCCCGATCGCGCGGCCGGTGTTCGAGAACAGCCGTGTGAGAAGCGTCGTCGCGACCACGTAGTGAAGCCCCGCGCCCGCGCCGAGGAGTACGGCGAAGAAACCGAAGGCAGCCATCGACGGCGAGAGCGCGAGCGCCGCGCTTGCGACCGCCGTCGTCGTTACGGCGGTGAGGATCACTCGGCGCTCGCCGAAACGATCCGCGAGGACGCCCGATGGAAACTGCGAGAGCGCGTAGGCCGCCCACATCCCCGACAGCGCCAGTCCAATGGTTCCTGAGGAAGTCCCGAACTCGGCGACGATCGCCGGGACGACGGGGCTGATGACCAGCCGGGCGACCATCGTCGCGAAGAAGGCGAGCGTACACAGGACGAGGACGGTGTTTCGGTACTCCCAGCGCACGACTGGCGATTGATCCGACCCCGGCTAAAACGTGTGGATAGCGGCCAGCGAGACGACCTTTCCCACCTTCATTCGAACGTTCCCGATTCGACGACGTAGATAACGATACCGAGAACGACTGCACCGCCGCCCGTGATCATGCCGGATTCGACCAGCGACCTCCCAAGTATGTACGAAGTGACCGACATCGCGACAACCCATCCAGCAGCCGTGAGAAGCGCCGTCTGTACCGACGTCATCTCCGCGTTCGGCGGACCGATGGCCATATTCTCGACTACGAATTTTGACGATAAAAGCCCATTGGGCGGGACCGTCCCCGTTCCGAACCCCTTCAGTCCTCACGACGCCGTCCTTTCGGGACCACCGAGCGGAGTTCGCCGTGGAGGTACAGCCCTACACCGAGCGGCTCGCGTCCGCCCGCGATCTCGTGGGCGGCGATCAGGTAGCCCCAATCACCGTCCCACTCGAGTTCCTGATCCTTCCCACGAACGAACGCCATCGCTTCCTCGGGATCGAGGTCGATGACGTTCCGCGTCGCCTCCCGGCCGAAACGCTGGACCGCGTTGGTCGTCGGCTTCCAGTGTTCCTGGCGGGTTCTGAGGAACTTCATGCCCAACCCCTCGATCTCGGTGGGTGAGGGGACTGCTCCGTGAAGGACCCAGATCTTGCCCGCGCCCTTCTCCCAGAACGAGTGGTCCTCGAACTCCTCGGGGCCGATCCCGAAGCGCTGGTCCCACCACTCGACCACCTCTTCGCGGGTGGCTCGGTTTTCGAGTTCGCGCTCGGCGTCGGTGGCGGGTAGGCGGTCGAAGCGCTGGCCGTCGTTGCTCATCCCGTCACCTCCAGTTTTGCACAGAAGAACCCGCCGGTGTCGTTGTGATGCGGGTAATACCGTCGGGCCTTTCGGACAGACGCGTCGTACTCCTCTCCTTGCCACTCGGTGACGCCCGGCCGGGAGTCGAGGGCCGAGTCGAACTCGACGACCCGGCAGTCCTCGTGCTCCAGAACGTGATCCAGCACGGCCTCGTTCTCCTCGGGGGCGAACGTACACGTCGAGTAGACGACGGTTCCTCCCTCGCAGGTGGCTTGTATCGCCCGCTTGAGGATCCCCTTCTGTACCCCTGAAACGCCCTCGACGTGCGAGAGGCTCCACTCGTCGAGCGTGTCGGGACGCTTTCGGATGATCCCCTCACACGAACAGGGTGCGTCGACGAGCACGCGGTCAAAGGCGTCGAGCCCGACGGGCTTGAGCGAGAAGTTCCGCGCGTCCTGGCGGGTCACGGCGACGTTCGTCAGGCCCAGCCGTTCGGCGTTAAAGCGCAGCGCCGACAGGCGCCCGAGGTTGTTGTCGTTTGCGACCACCGGGCCAGTATCGTCCATCAGTGCGGCGATCTGAGCGGTTTTTCCGCCGGGAGCGGCACACGCATCGAGCACGCGCTCGCCGGGCTGGGGATCCAGCACCGTCGCCGGTAGCGAGGAGACTTCCTCCTGGCCGTGGATCCAGCCGTGGAAGTACGGCCACGTGTTGCCCGGCTTGCCGGTCTCGAGTTCGAGCACGGTGGGATTCCACGCCCGGCCCTCGTAGTCCACTCCCTCCTCGTCGAGGGCACGTTTCGTCCGTTCGACGCCGGCTTTGATCGTGTTCACACGGACGACCGACGGGAGCGGGCGCTCGCAGGCGGCGAGAAAGGCCTCGAAGTCGTCGACGAGCGGCTCGTACCGCGAAAGCACCTCCATCGCGTTCCGGTAGCCCGCTCGTGTGCTTGTGGGTTTCGCTATTCCTCGGGGCGCGTTCCCTCCTCGAACTCGGCGTGCTCGATCCATTTCTCGAGCGAGGGCTGGCCGCAGTAGCGCACCGTGTCGGTTCGGTCGTCGTAGTCGATGACGTGTGCCTCGATCAGCTTCGGGAGATGTCGCTCTTCGAGCGCCGTCTCGATCGCTTCGGTCGTCCCCTCGTGATCCGGCGCTTCGCGCTCTCGTATCCGTTCGGCAAGCTCCCCCAACGTCATGCCCGCTTCACCGTTCCGATAGAGGGCATACAGCGCGTATCTCCGACGACGGCGACACAGCAACTCGAATATCGCGTCCAGAGAGAGCGTCCACGGACCAGCCGTACTCACGCCTCACCCCTGCTCTCGCGGGACTCACCCATCGCTCTTTCTTCTCTTTCTCGTCTCTCGAACATTCGTTCCCCTCCAACTACATTATTGATGTGACAGTATATCAACCGTGCGTTTCGGACTCCCTCGTTCGCGCTGATCGGCCAGTCGGGGCGTAGCGTGGCCGCTCCGAACGCCATTGACGCCGGCGGTCCCTTTATTGAGATGGGTCGCGTCGGTCGGCTATGGCACGGATTGACGTTCACGACGAGTCCGTCTCGCTCGACGAGCCGTTCCTCGTCGAGGGACTTCCTGGTGTGGGGCTGGTTGGAAAGATCGCGACCGACCACCTGGTCGAGACGTACTCGATGAGCCACTACGCGAGCGTCTACTGCGAGGGGCTCCCCAAAATTGGCGTCTATCTCGATGACGACGACGAACTCAAACCCCCCGTTCGGCTCTACGCCGATCCCGAGCGCGATCTGCTTGCCCTGCAGAGCGAGGTGCCCGTTTCGGGATCCGGCGCACCGGAGTTCGCCGCCTGCGTGACGGGCTGGCTCGAGGAGCGCGGGGTGACGCCGCTGTATCTCAGCGGGCGGCCCGCCGAGAAGGAGGGAACGCCGGAGGTCTACGGCGTTGCGACGGGCACGGGGAGCGAACATCTCGATCAGGCGGGGATCGTCCCGCCCGGTGAAACCGGCTTCATCAGCGGGCCGACCGGCGCGCTGCTCAACCGGGCGATCGAAACGGATCTCGATGGCGTCGGCCTGATCGTCGAGAGCGACCTCCAGTTCCCCGACCCGGAGGCCGCCCGCGCGCTGATTCAGGCGGGAATCGGACCGATCCTCGACATCGACGTCGACGTCGGGCGGCTGGTCGAACAGGCCGAGACGATCCGCGAACAGCGCGAACAGCTCGCCCAGCGAATGCAGGAGATCGAGGGCGACGAGAGCACGCAGGCCCAACCGCTCAGGATGTATCAGTGATCGCGAACCCGTCCGATTCGACGGGAACCGAGACGGGCGTTCCTGCCGGTGGTTTGGACTAGGTTCATTTCCTTCGAAAGCGTAGGGAGGGTATGTCAGATCTCGAAGAGAGCGTCGAGGAGTTCCTCGACGACGCGGACTACGTGCTCTCGGAGTACCAACAGGGATACATGGACGCCGACGCGGCGCTGTCGGTGTTGGAGGGGCACGTCGACGACTTGGACGAGGAGTTCCGGGGGTAGGGAGCCTCGGTAGCAAGCGTTATGCGCGGGCGGGCCGCGCTCCAACCCATGACGGAGTTCTCACGACGAGTCGAGTCGGTCTCGATCAGCGGGATCCGCGAGGTGTTCGAGGCCGCCGGTGAGGAGGCGATCAACCTCGGGCTCGGGCAGCCCGACTTCCCGACGCCCGACCACGCCCGCGCAGCCGCCATCGACGCGATCGAGAGCGGTGCGGTCGACGCCTACACCTCCAACAAGGGCACTCGGGAGCTGCGAGAAGCCATTAGCGAGAAGTACGACCGGGACTATTCCCTCCAAATCGATCCCGAAGACGTGATCGCCACCTCGGGGGGCAGCGAGGCGCTGCATTTGGCCATCGAGGCCCACGTCAACCCGGGTCAGGACGTGCTGATTCCGGACCCCGGCTTCGTCTCCTACGACGCCCTGACGCGGATCGCGGATGGGGTTCCAAAGCCCCTCGAACTGCGCGAGGACCTCACGCTCGACCCCGAAACGGTCGAGGCGGCGATCACTGACGACACCGCTGCCTTCATCGTCAACAGCCCCGCCAACCCCACGGGCGCGGTCCAATCGGAGGAGGACATGCGAGAGTTCGCCCGGATCGCGGACGCTAACGA contains:
- a CDS encoding DUF7122 family protein, translating into MSNDGQRFDRLPATDAERELENRATREEVVEWWDQRFGIGPEEFEDHSFWEKGAGKIWVLHGAVPSPTEIEGLGMKFLRTRQEHWKPTTNAVQRFGREATRNVIDLDPEEAMAFVRGKDQELEWDGDWGYLIAAHEIAGGREPLGVGLYLHGELRSVVPKGRRRED
- a CDS encoding MFS transporter; this translates as MRWEYRNTVLVLCTLAFFATMVARLVISPVVPAIVAEFGTSSGTIGLALSGMWAAYALSQFPSGVLADRFGERRVILTAVTTTAVASAALALSPSMAAFGFFAVLLGAGAGLHYVVATTLLTRLFSNTGRAIGLHVTGSPIAGLSAPVLAAAIGARYGWRVALLLGTVVAVPVGALFAWRVRGTEPQHPERPLRKQFEPRTLLELLSRPAIAYTTVLAVIAAFTWQATASFLPTFLIARHGYSTALSGVLFSLYFVAHGIFAPAIGSFSDRFGRDPTLAATLAVGILAYPVLVLGPSLPVVVLGVVLAGVAMSWSAPLQDRYIVRLSEGEENRGFGLVRTVYMLLGALGSVVTGTLADVAGWGVAYGALGLLLAVAVASLAVVRTRGLSL
- a CDS encoding proteasome assembly chaperone family protein, which translates into the protein MARIDVHDESVSLDEPFLVEGLPGVGLVGKIATDHLVETYSMSHYASVYCEGLPKIGVYLDDDDELKPPVRLYADPERDLLALQSEVPVSGSGAPEFAACVTGWLEERGVTPLYLSGRPAEKEGTPEVYGVATGTGSEHLDQAGIVPPGETGFISGPTGALLNRAIETDLDGVGLIVESDLQFPDPEAARALIQAGIGPILDIDVDVGRLVEQAETIREQREQLAQRMQEIEGDESTQAQPLRMYQ
- a CDS encoding DUF790 family protein; its protein translation is MLTKDLLRVSRAGGRYSLRFAGREGRPLAAKVLGAFEDHVGEPREALDSALADLEGEYDFKLVRGLAKLVEREVTFETRAAVPPERARRAAFEAGEALLVADEQGRTDALVRAGDALGISSVELDRALYADREDRQVLAELGSRYDPESLLAQYDLSLAQTALFDAREIRIRSDDPRRLVSATKRLGLLYELEKTDSGRELVVTGPDALFRATRRYGTRFARLLRTVVDAGDWELRATIDDHGTERTLELSAADSSLRAPDAEPVVEVSYDSEVEREFATRFGALDLDWELRREPEPLEVGASVMIPDFAFDYRHGDFRVYFEIMGFWTPEYVAKKLDQLERVEDVELLVAVDESLGVSEAIEARDHRVVPYSERVRIKDVRDALRRHEERLTAASAATLPDALSPKEDVVSLSALAGHHGVSERALDGVDFPDHELVGRTLVRPAVLEAIDGRLMEGQSLAEAERALDGHGIDETSAVLSRLGYRVEWDGLSGGTLRPID
- a CDS encoding RsmB/NOP family class I SAM-dependent RNA methyltransferase; this encodes MEVLSRYEPLVDDFEAFLAACERPLPSVVRVNTIKAGVERTKRALDEEGVDYEGRAWNPTVLELETGKPGNTWPYFHGWIHGQEEVSSLPATVLDPQPGERVLDACAAPGGKTAQIAALMDDTGPVVANDNNLGRLSALRFNAERLGLTNVAVTRQDARNFSLKPVGLDAFDRVLVDAPCSCEGIIRKRPDTLDEWSLSHVEGVSGVQKGILKRAIQATCEGGTVVYSTCTFAPEENEAVLDHVLEHEDCRVVEFDSALDSRPGVTEWQGEEYDASVRKARRYYPHHNDTGGFFCAKLEVTG
- a CDS encoding DUF7344 domain-containing protein: MSTAGPWTLSLDAIFELLCRRRRRYALYALYRNGEAGMTLGELAERIREREAPDHEGTTEAIETALEERHLPKLIEAHVIDYDDRTDTVRYCGQPSLEKWIEHAEFEEGTRPEE
- a CDS encoding DEAD/DEAH box helicase encodes the protein MAIRLTYEGGTIRVSGPERDLAALETDSLLEYDPRSETDRAPAFRYAELRDRLDGEGIEYEDHLFETPSVGLVSEYELRSYQRAALDAWRDNGDRGVLELPTGSGKTVIAIKAIEALGIPTLVVVPTIDLLNQWREELRTEFDIPVGQFGGGVQSREAITVSTYDSAYLKADSIGDVFPLVVFDEVHHLGGEGYREIARLLAAPARLGLTATFDRSDGAHETIEELVGPVVYRTSAEELAGEHLAPYDVKRIEVSLTDAEREEYEEVQETFVSYLRESGIDMRRGSDYQELVKRSGSDPRAREALLAKQRAREIVSNAERKVEELGAILDRHRGERIIVFTAHNDLVYRLSERFLLPAITHRTGTEERREILDRFRDGTYSRIVASNVLDEGVDVPDASVAVVLSGSGSQREFTQRLGRILRPGEGKRALLYELVSEDTAEENVAARRR
- a CDS encoding pyridoxal phosphate-dependent aminotransferase, whose protein sequence is MTEFSRRVESVSISGIREVFEAAGEEAINLGLGQPDFPTPDHARAAAIDAIESGAVDAYTSNKGTRELREAISEKYDRDYSLQIDPEDVIATSGGSEALHLAIEAHVNPGQDVLIPDPGFVSYDALTRIADGVPKPLELREDLTLDPETVEAAITDDTAAFIVNSPANPTGAVQSEEDMREFARIADANDVLCISDEVYEHIVFEGEHRSPLELAETDNVVVVSACSKTYSMTGWRLGWITGSNRRIERMLRVHQYAQACASAPAQYAAEAALSGPQEPVEGMVETFEERRDLVLDGLADMGLETPTPQGAFYAMPKVPEGWVEEVIDRGVVVVPGEAFGENGAGYARLSYATSTEELEDALGIMREATRAVR
- a CDS encoding DUF308 domain-containing protein, with the translated sequence MAVAVDRRGILSMLGVLAGLILVGWPSTAAWAIGLLVGINLLTTGIALAAVAMDARRMGRADAQSTAP
- a CDS encoding nucleotide exchange factor GrpE, yielding MSNEERQASDEGTVEESGATESVDEAEETEETEDGNQVETLEAELDEREERIEDLESRLKRTQADFQNYKKRAKKRQEQVEKRATEDLVTRLLDVRDNLNRAVEEESEDADSLREGVEMTLSEFDRVLENEDVSTVSPEPGTEVDPQRHEVMMRVESDQPEGAIEEVYTPGYEMAEKVLRPAQVTVSGGSEE